A single region of the Crocosphaera sp. UHCC 0190 genome encodes:
- a CDS encoding dienelactone hydrolase family protein codes for MQIKRQNTSIIVDDNAMRIYMASPDNTGQYPGILFYSDIYQLGTPITRLADHLAGYGYVVAVPEIYHRLLPIGTVIEPNDLGRIQGNEAARKTALSEFDQDANAVIDFLSQQENVISEKIGTMGFCIGGHLAFRAAFNPEIKASVCVYPTGIHNGKLGREKANSLAKMSEIKGQVLLIFGTEDPHVPEEGRQLIIESLKQTNVSHQVITYKANHTFMRDDGYRFDPVATDLAWGEITKFLQSIFSRD; via the coding sequence ATGCAGATAAAACGACAAAATACTAGCATTATTGTGGATGATAACGCCATGAGAATCTACATGGCCAGTCCTGATAATACGGGTCAATATCCAGGGATTTTATTCTATTCAGATATCTATCAATTAGGTACTCCAATTACCAGATTAGCGGATCATTTAGCGGGATATGGATATGTAGTAGCTGTCCCTGAAATTTACCATCGTTTATTACCAATAGGAACAGTTATTGAACCTAATGATTTAGGACGAATTCAAGGGAATGAAGCAGCTAGAAAAACTGCATTATCAGAGTTTGATCAAGATGCTAATGCTGTGATTGATTTTCTCAGTCAACAGGAAAATGTTATCTCTGAAAAAATTGGAACGATGGGCTTTTGTATTGGGGGACATTTGGCATTTCGGGCGGCATTTAATCCTGAAATAAAAGCAAGTGTCTGTGTTTATCCCACCGGAATTCATAATGGTAAATTGGGACGAGAAAAAGCAAATTCTTTAGCAAAAATGAGTGAAATTAAAGGGCAAGTTCTATTGATTTTTGGCACAGAAGACCCCCATGTTCCCGAAGAAGGAAGACAATTAATTATAGAGTCTCTCAAACAAACTAATGTCTCTCATCAAGTGATAACCTATAAAGCGAATCATACCTTTATGAGAGATGATGGTTATCGATTTGATCCGGTAGCAACAGATTTAGCTTGGGGAGAAATTACTAAGTTTTTGCAATCGATTTTTTCAAGAGATTGA
- a CDS encoding dynamin family protein, whose amino-acid sequence MTTHTETTILLQDLERVSQVRSKISSHLTQIADTLEKGESLGENLSGKLELHRDIEDLSKVSKNLRECVFRLLVLGDMKRGKSTFLNALIGENLLPSDVNPCTALLTIVRYGKEKQVTVYFNDGTSPQKIDYKTFKDRYTIDPSEAKQLEREKKQAFPTVDYAVVEYPLPLLEKGIEIVDSPGLNDTEARNELSLGYINNCHAILFVMRASQPCTLGERRYLENYIKDRGLSIFFLINAWDQVKESLIDPDDPDELAEAEGKLRKVFHANLAEYCQIDGYNLYDERVFEISALTALRQRLKNPDAPLKDTGFSAFLMALNTFLTKERAIAEFRQALTLARQASSHVREAVERRIPLLQKDVEELKIQINSVEPEFKILNQIQEQFKGEIREIRDEKARIIADSFRDYVLNLGNTFESDFTHYQPNLNFLDFLSSGKREAFEQELRQAFEKYISDRIADWSKTAEKEMDSAFLQLSNIATSYGDSYTKVTDRITEKLTGTTLPNISDSSQGDHSPSWAKWAAGIFSLARGNIAGVAMAGAGFDWKNIILNFITVFGVGAIITALTGIILGPISLAFLGFGVGMLQADQARKELVKVAKKELIKHLPKIAQEQSPRVYDAIKECFDGYEKQITERMNDDIQSRKSELDNLVKQKESHEINQEKEIERLTQLEQEVKGESQSIEIVYQNFLTTVS is encoded by the coding sequence ATGACGACTCACACTGAAACAACTATTTTACTCCAAGATCTCGAACGGGTTAGTCAGGTTCGTTCTAAGATTTCTTCTCATTTAACTCAAATTGCCGATACCTTAGAAAAAGGGGAATCTCTCGGAGAAAATCTATCAGGTAAATTAGAACTTCATCGAGATATTGAAGATCTCAGTAAAGTCAGTAAAAATTTACGGGAATGTGTGTTCCGTCTGTTAGTTTTAGGAGATATGAAGCGGGGAAAAAGTACCTTTTTAAATGCGTTAATTGGGGAAAATTTATTGCCAAGTGATGTTAATCCTTGTACCGCTTTATTAACTATTGTTCGCTATGGAAAAGAGAAGCAGGTAACAGTTTACTTTAATGATGGAACATCCCCCCAAAAGATTGATTATAAGACCTTTAAAGACCGTTATACCATCGATCCCTCAGAAGCAAAACAATTAGAAAGGGAAAAAAAACAAGCCTTTCCCACTGTAGATTATGCGGTGGTTGAATATCCCTTACCCTTATTAGAAAAAGGGATTGAAATTGTCGATAGTCCTGGACTTAATGATACAGAAGCCCGCAATGAATTATCTTTAGGATATATTAATAATTGTCATGCCATTTTGTTTGTGATGAGAGCTTCTCAACCTTGTACCTTAGGAGAGCGTCGTTATCTCGAAAATTATATTAAAGATCGAGGGTTAAGTATTTTCTTTTTAATTAATGCTTGGGATCAAGTTAAGGAAAGTTTAATTGATCCAGATGACCCCGACGAGTTAGCCGAAGCTGAGGGAAAATTAAGAAAAGTTTTTCATGCTAACCTCGCAGAATATTGTCAGATTGATGGTTATAATCTCTATGATGAGCGAGTCTTTGAAATTTCCGCTTTAACTGCCTTAAGACAACGTTTAAAAAATCCTGATGCTCCCCTTAAAGATACGGGATTTTCTGCTTTTTTAATGGCTCTTAATACTTTTTTGACGAAAGAAAGAGCGATCGCTGAATTTCGACAAGCATTAACCTTAGCAAGACAAGCATCTAGTCATGTGAGGGAAGCGGTTGAACGTCGTATTCCCCTATTACAAAAAGATGTGGAAGAATTAAAAATACAAATTAATTCAGTCGAACCTGAATTTAAAATTTTGAATCAAATTCAGGAGCAATTTAAAGGAGAAATTAGAGAAATTAGAGATGAAAAAGCCAGAATTATTGCTGATTCTTTTCGTGACTATGTATTGAATCTAGGAAATACCTTTGAGTCTGATTTTACCCATTATCAACCTAACCTAAATTTCCTTGATTTCTTATCCAGTGGAAAACGAGAAGCCTTTGAACAAGAATTAAGACAAGCCTTTGAAAAATATATTAGTGATCGGATAGCTGATTGGAGTAAAACGGCTGAAAAAGAAATGGATTCTGCTTTTTTACAACTTTCTAACATTGCCACAAGTTACGGCGATTCTTATACCAAAGTTACGGATAGAATTACAGAAAAATTAACAGGAACTACCTTACCAAATATCTCTGATTCTTCTCAAGGTGATCACTCACCTAGTTGGGCAAAATGGGCGGCAGGAATCTTTTCTTTAGCGAGAGGAAATATTGCAGGAGTGGCCATGGCCGGTGCAGGTTTTGATTGGAAAAACATCATTCTTAACTTTATTACTGTATTCGGTGTAGGTGCAATTATTACTGCCTTAACTGGGATAATTTTAGGGCCAATTAGTTTAGCTTTCTTAGGGTTTGGCGTGGGAATGTTACAAGCAGATCAAGCTCGTAAAGAATTAGTAAAAGTGGCTAAGAAAGAGTTAATTAAACATTTACCTAAAATTGCTCAAGAACAGTCTCCAAGGGTGTATGATGCAATTAAAGAGTGTTTTGATGGCTATGAAAAACAGATTACTGAAAGGATGAATGATGACATTCAATCTCGCAAGTCTGAGTTAGACAATTTAGTCAAACAAAAGGAATCCCATGAAATTAATCAAGAAAAGGAAATCGAAAGATTGACACAATTAGAACAAGAAGTTAAGGGCGAATCTCAAAGTATTGAGATAGTTTATCAAAACTTTTTAACAACGGTTTCTTAG
- a CDS encoding DUF3084 domain-containing protein: MTSAYILIAAVLILGGLIAALGDRLGTKVGKARLTIGNLRPKQTAIVVTVLTGTLIAASTFGILLTFSKSLREGLFELDEIQKQLRVAKADLERFAIDKKDIQQKLQQAKTEQNTVQKKLNSTNQNFAKARKQLKSVSDQALKLRTDITTLLKEKQALQQNKIELDQEIKSLQVEVRKRDEALKQGKSQIASQTRILNERQTRLKNLETRLQSLEKQQSTLQTEIDNRDTKIVELDQAINQKDIVLKNRESQLEQLERESAYLQKQVEILEQYYQNYQDLRERQIAIVRGQVLAIGAVRIVVPKAGNQVVDELLRQANRTAIQLVGKEEIKPDERVVQITQAQVEQLINQLQDGKEYVVRIISAGNYVKGEKEVRVFADVVLNQKIFSEGETIATVSIDSLALTEENVQKRLDLLLAATQFRARRAGVIGNIQVGDGRLKTVIDFIERIKQSEEGLDELKAVTIEDTKTLGPLKIRLIAIKNDEIMFETESEP, encoded by the coding sequence CTGTCTTAACCGGAACCCTGATCGCCGCTTCTACCTTTGGGATTTTATTAACCTTTAGTAAATCTCTCAGAGAAGGATTATTTGAACTCGATGAAATTCAAAAACAATTACGGGTTGCTAAAGCTGATTTAGAACGGTTTGCCATTGATAAAAAGGATATTCAACAAAAATTACAACAAGCAAAAACGGAACAAAATACTGTCCAAAAAAAATTAAACTCAACTAACCAAAATTTTGCAAAAGCGAGAAAACAACTCAAATCTGTTTCAGATCAAGCCCTAAAATTACGGACAGATATTACAACTTTGCTTAAGGAAAAACAAGCCCTACAACAAAATAAAATTGAACTCGATCAAGAAATTAAAAGCTTACAAGTAGAAGTCCGCAAACGAGATGAAGCACTCAAACAAGGAAAGTCTCAAATTGCTTCCCAAACCCGCATTTTAAATGAACGACAAACCCGCCTCAAAAATTTAGAAACCCGTCTCCAAAGTTTAGAGAAGCAACAAAGTACCCTCCAAACAGAAATTGATAACCGAGATACTAAAATTGTTGAACTTGATCAAGCTATTAATCAAAAAGATATTGTCCTCAAAAATAGAGAATCTCAATTAGAACAGTTAGAAAGAGAATCCGCTTATTTACAAAAACAAGTAGAAATCTTAGAACAATATTATCAAAATTATCAAGATTTAAGAGAAAGACAAATTGCCATTGTTCGTGGTCAAGTTTTAGCCATTGGTGCAGTGCGTATTGTCGTCCCCAAAGCAGGTAATCAAGTGGTTGATGAACTCCTCAGACAAGCCAATAGAACGGCGATTCAATTAGTAGGAAAAGAGGAAATTAAACCCGATGAAAGAGTAGTCCAAATTACCCAAGCACAAGTAGAACAATTGATTAACCAATTACAAGATGGTAAAGAATATGTTGTGAGAATTATTTCGGCGGGTAATTATGTTAAAGGGGAAAAAGAAGTGCGTGTCTTTGCTGATGTTGTTCTCAATCAAAAGATTTTTAGTGAAGGAGAAACTATTGCCACTGTTTCCATAGATTCTTTAGCATTAACGGAAGAAAATGTGCAAAAAAGACTTGATTTATTGTTAGCTGCAACTCAATTTCGCGCTCGTCGTGCAGGAGTCATTGGTAATATTCAAGTAGGAGATGGTCGCTTAAAAACTGTTATTGATTTTATTGAAAGAATCAAACAATCTGAGGAAGGATTAGATGAACTAAAAGCAGTTACTATTGAGGATACCAAGACCCTCGGCCCTCTAAAAATAAGATTAATTGCCATTAAGAATGATGAAATTATGTTTGAAACTGAAAGTGAACCATGA
- a CDS encoding pre-16S rRNA-processing nuclease YqgF, with amino-acid sequence MNKEKLSIILGFDPGRDKCGIAVTDNQGKLYYHEVVESNQAMTTLNSLSQQFPIELLVMGNQTTSKHWKKQLEQEFLPSIPIIMVDERNSTLEARDRYWEMYPPKGLTSLIPKGMRVPPRPVDDIVAILLIERYLRK; translated from the coding sequence ATGAACAAGGAAAAATTATCAATAATCTTAGGATTTGATCCTGGCCGCGATAAATGTGGGATAGCAGTAACCGATAATCAAGGGAAACTTTATTATCATGAAGTTGTTGAATCTAACCAAGCGATGACAACTCTAAATTCTCTATCTCAACAGTTTCCCATTGAATTATTAGTTATGGGTAATCAAACCACATCTAAACATTGGAAAAAACAATTAGAACAGGAATTTTTACCCTCTATTCCGATTATTATGGTAGATGAACGCAACAGTACCCTAGAAGCCCGCGATCGCTACTGGGAAATGTATCCCCCCAAAGGGTTAACAAGCTTAATTCCTAAAGGAATGCGGGTTCCCCCTCGTCCCGTTGATGATATTGTCGCTATTTTATTAATTGAACGATATTTAAGGAAATAA
- a CDS encoding ATP-dependent helicase — protein sequence MNDQIITEEDYQLKKLRDNLRPGQQQLADWEGGKVAVSAVPGAGKSHSLSVAAAMAIARYQLHPRKQLIIVTYTRSAAAGIKAKIKERLKELKRPQTGFMVQTLHGLALNIASRHSDLSQLNLETSTVIIPTPSHRVIRTCVEKWINLNPRRYQILLEGFEFDGEETERLRRQSVLRTEVLPQLAHTIIREAKSSGLTAEQVWKLSHFTPDNYDILAIAAGLYEQYQIVMRSLDFIDYDDMILGALNVLDNTQIRQMWQQQVFAVFEDEAQDSSPLQERLVSILAAQENNLNNEPNLIRVGDPNQAINSTFTPADPVYFNWFCETCKNQDKLAVMNQAGRSSLIIIEAANFVLQWVNKQWEIEASKLKEKRLEERTQEEKKEVIPFRLQNIDPVDENDPQPDANPDPVGEGLELYQPDDIYHTVELIRQRVIELLSKNPEHNAAILVRENRQGRFIAESLKELPKSHNIRVYEVGESERFSQIPQEILKLLQFIDRPHSPDYLKSALEILEKRGLIAAQDLNALSTYPENFLYPTPLIPEQKKQVLEARKYCCNLLQAKLELPDYQVIPFLGMTLKYTGAELATVQKLSERIAQELIGKNSLRNIINTLTNIVNSEQFEGVEEDNDDRYTRANQVTIITMHKSKGLDWDYVFLPFLHEDVLPGKPWVPVSSQFLGNFTLAEVSRAQIRAAVHSQYINPEETPNIPQALDAWEEAQQLKKAEEFRLLYVAMTRAKRLLWMSAAKQGPFRWSVFKGDGTVNLQAKIPCPILPILMERFPQSVIEYLF from the coding sequence TTGAACGATCAAATAATAACGGAAGAAGATTATCAACTGAAGAAACTGCGAGATAATTTACGTCCTGGACAACAACAATTAGCTGACTGGGAAGGGGGTAAAGTGGCGGTTTCTGCGGTACCTGGGGCGGGAAAATCCCATAGTCTTTCTGTCGCTGCTGCTATGGCGATCGCACGTTATCAACTTCATCCCAGAAAACAGTTAATTATTGTTACTTATACCCGTTCCGCAGCAGCAGGAATTAAAGCCAAAATCAAGGAACGTCTCAAAGAATTAAAACGCCCCCAAACGGGGTTTATGGTACAAACTTTACACGGTTTAGCCCTCAATATTGCCAGTCGTCATTCTGACTTATCTCAACTCAATTTAGAGACATCAACGGTTATTATTCCTACCCCAAGTCATCGGGTAATTAGAACTTGTGTCGAAAAGTGGATTAATCTTAATCCTCGTCGCTATCAAATCTTATTAGAAGGGTTTGAATTTGATGGAGAAGAAACGGAAAGATTACGCCGTCAATCTGTGTTAAGAACAGAAGTTTTACCCCAGCTTGCCCATACCATTATTCGAGAGGCTAAAAGTTCAGGACTGACGGCGGAACAAGTGTGGAAATTAAGTCATTTTACCCCAGATAATTATGACATTTTAGCTATTGCTGCGGGGTTATATGAACAATATCAAATTGTCATGCGATCGCTGGATTTTATTGATTATGATGACATGATTTTGGGGGCGTTAAATGTCTTAGATAATACCCAGATTCGTCAAATGTGGCAACAACAAGTCTTTGCTGTTTTTGAAGATGAAGCACAGGATTCTAGTCCCTTACAAGAACGATTAGTTTCGATTTTAGCTGCTCAGGAAAACAACTTAAATAATGAACCTAATTTAATTCGGGTAGGTGATCCTAATCAGGCGATTAATTCAACCTTTACCCCTGCTGATCCTGTCTATTTTAATTGGTTCTGTGAAACCTGCAAAAACCAAGATAAATTGGCGGTTATGAACCAAGCAGGGCGTAGTAGTCTGATTATTATTGAGGCGGCTAATTTTGTATTACAATGGGTTAATAAACAATGGGAAATTGAAGCCTCAAAACTCAAAGAAAAGCGTTTAGAAGAAAGAACTCAAGAAGAAAAAAAAGAGGTTATTCCTTTTCGTTTACAAAATATAGATCCTGTCGATGAAAATGATCCTCAACCTGATGCAAATCCTGATCCAGTTGGAGAAGGATTAGAACTTTATCAACCGGATGATATTTATCACACTGTTGAATTAATTCGTCAAAGAGTCATCGAATTATTAAGCAAAAATCCTGAGCATAATGCGGCTATTTTAGTCAGAGAAAACCGTCAAGGTCGTTTCATCGCAGAAAGTTTAAAAGAACTGCCAAAATCCCATAATATTAGGGTTTATGAAGTGGGAGAATCAGAAAGATTTTCACAAATTCCCCAAGAAATTTTAAAGTTACTGCAATTTATTGATCGCCCCCATTCTCCCGATTATTTAAAAAGTGCTTTAGAAATTTTAGAAAAACGGGGTTTAATTGCTGCCCAAGATTTGAATGCTTTATCTACTTATCCCGAAAATTTTCTTTATCCTACGCCCCTAATTCCCGAACAAAAAAAACAAGTTTTAGAAGCTCGTAAATACTGTTGTAATCTACTACAAGCAAAATTAGAATTGCCCGATTATCAAGTGATTCCCTTTTTAGGAATGACCTTAAAATATACAGGGGCAGAATTAGCCACAGTCCAAAAACTTTCTGAGAGAATTGCTCAAGAATTAATCGGCAAAAATTCCCTAAGAAACATTATTAATACTCTCACAAATATTGTTAATTCAGAACAGTTTGAAGGAGTGGAAGAAGATAATGATGATCGCTATACAAGGGCCAATCAAGTTACAATTATTACGATGCACAAATCCAAAGGATTAGATTGGGATTATGTCTTTCTTCCCTTCCTTCATGAAGATGTTTTACCTGGTAAACCTTGGGTTCCCGTTTCCTCTCAATTTTTAGGGAATTTTACCTTAGCAGAAGTGTCTCGCGCTCAAATTCGTGCTGCTGTTCATAGTCAATATATTAACCCAGAAGAAACCCCGAATATTCCCCAAGCTTTAGACGCATGGGAAGAAGCACAACAACTAAAAAAAGCAGAAGAATTTCGTCTTCTTTATGTCGCAATGACCAGAGCAAAACGTCTTTTGTGGATGTCTGCGGCCAAGCAAGGGCCTTTTCGTTGGAGTGTTTTTAAAGGAGATGGAACAGTAAATTTACAAGCTAAAATTCCTTGTCCTATTTTACCAATATTAATGGAAAGATTTCCGCAATCAGTTATAGAATATTTATTCTGA
- a CDS encoding dynamin family protein → MEQSKNFLQVSNAFKKALDILEIEETSQLKKDIISLCNYLENPTFRIAVFGPFNYGKSTLLNALLGNKTLPIDLIPTTGAAIYVKYGEKLSTKITLIDGTIICEEGTDILKKYAILNDQRYMRDDVKSVEVYCEHPLLKMGVEFIDLPGTNDREEQDNLVKDKLLTADLIIQVVDGRKLMTLGERENFRDWLLNRGINSVVLVVNFLNLLESEDQKEVYHRLRFVAENFRVNLPPGISNLYRVDALPALRARLKGDNSAAQTTGLSIFESALQSIVTTQKESLSFRISRLVEIRNQLKIITEDKQQIFTKKLEKEQQKIEIQKKAIKIIKQGFQRSLSEFESWLYLPKILTNYQTEMSLALEKRNFKQWHQNEFESKILAYKTMIMEWVDKACEFFEHQPLNPLIISFPEMPKMSPPAIEKVQKKSIDIDDIAAVGVPTGIGWVLGGPVGAAVLGGASYLLNKTTTKTEQKESQQNSHDKISYNEIAKEYLTRFSEQAFLSLRQYEQQAEKIMILTENKESVEMTQLSHQLQLLNDVLAMLDQPYFNSEK, encoded by the coding sequence ATGGAACAATCTAAAAATTTTCTACAAGTTAGTAATGCCTTTAAAAAAGCCCTGGATATTTTAGAGATTGAAGAAACTTCTCAGCTAAAAAAAGATATTATATCTTTGTGTAATTATCTAGAAAATCCCACATTTCGTATCGCTGTTTTTGGCCCATTTAATTATGGAAAATCCACCTTACTGAATGCTTTATTAGGGAATAAAACTTTACCCATTGATTTAATTCCTACTACGGGAGCAGCAATTTATGTTAAATATGGGGAAAAATTATCAACAAAAATAACCTTAATAGATGGCACAATAATCTGTGAAGAAGGTACAGACATTCTCAAAAAATATGCCATTCTTAATGATCAAAGATATATGAGGGATGATGTAAAGTCTGTTGAGGTTTATTGTGAGCATCCCTTATTAAAAATGGGGGTAGAATTTATAGATTTACCTGGAACAAATGATCGAGAAGAACAAGATAATTTAGTCAAAGATAAACTATTAACAGCAGATTTAATCATTCAAGTGGTTGATGGTCGTAAATTAATGACATTAGGAGAAAGAGAAAATTTTAGAGATTGGTTACTAAATAGAGGAATTAATAGTGTTGTTTTAGTTGTTAATTTTCTCAATTTATTAGAGTCTGAAGACCAAAAAGAAGTGTATCATCGTCTTCGTTTTGTGGCTGAAAATTTTCGCGTAAATTTGCCCCCTGGAATCAGTAATTTATATCGCGTTGATGCTTTACCTGCTTTAAGAGCAAGATTAAAAGGAGATAATTCTGCTGCACAAACTACGGGATTATCAATTTTTGAATCAGCTTTACAAAGTATTGTCACAACTCAAAAAGAAAGTTTATCTTTCCGCATTTCTCGTCTTGTAGAAATTCGTAATCAACTAAAGATCATAACGGAAGATAAACAACAAATATTTACTAAAAAATTAGAGAAAGAGCAGCAAAAAATAGAGATTCAAAAAAAAGCTATCAAAATTATTAAACAAGGATTTCAACGTAGTCTATCTGAGTTTGAAAGTTGGCTATATTTACCCAAAATATTAACTAATTATCAAACAGAAATGTCCCTCGCTTTAGAAAAAAGAAACTTTAAACAGTGGCACCAGAATGAGTTTGAAAGCAAGATTTTAGCTTATAAAACTATGATTATGGAATGGGTTGATAAAGCCTGTGAATTTTTTGAACACCAACCCTTAAACCCTTTAATAATTAGTTTTCCTGAAATGCCAAAAATGTCACCACCAGCAATAGAAAAGGTACAAAAAAAATCTATAGATATTGATGATATTGCTGCCGTTGGTGTCCCCACAGGAATTGGTTGGGTATTAGGTGGGCCAGTGGGGGCAGCAGTTTTAGGGGGTGCAAGTTATTTATTGAATAAAACAACAACTAAAACAGAACAAAAAGAATCTCAACAGAATTCTCATGATAAAATAAGTTATAATGAAATAGCAAAAGAGTATTTAACTCGTTTTAGTGAACAAGCATTTTTAAGCTTACGTCAATATGAACAGCAAGCAGAAAAAATTATGATCTTGACTGAAAATAAAGAATCTGTAGAAATGACTCAACTGTCTCATCAATTACAATTATTAAATGATGTTTTGGCTATGCTTGATCAACCATATTTTAATAGTGAAAAATAA
- a CDS encoding DUF1997 domain-containing protein gives MQCQWLNNYPNDLSDESLEQISGKNSSEQLEGTPVHFQTRFMGYMEMYSDASTVADYLNAHQGWFCRCAAPMKTQAIGNNGYILTVGRFGSFGYDLEPKMAVVLEPPENGVYLMHSIPIPDEPNLGYEVDYQASMIIREIPSDFRQFELEKAFKKHNIAQLPEKITKVEWQLEMDVAVQFPKFIQKLPLSMIQKTGDRLLTQIVRQISPRLTHKVQQDFHVGQNLPIPPKNSRHLEKIETMEEEMAA, from the coding sequence ATGCAGTGTCAATGGCTCAATAATTATCCAAATGACCTTTCTGATGAGTCTTTAGAGCAGATCTCAGGGAAAAACAGTTCGGAACAACTCGAAGGGACTCCGGTTCATTTTCAAACCCGGTTTATGGGATATATGGAGATGTACAGCGATGCTTCAACGGTGGCCGACTATCTCAATGCTCATCAGGGTTGGTTTTGTCGTTGTGCTGCCCCGATGAAAACCCAAGCCATTGGCAATAACGGTTATATTTTAACGGTGGGACGATTTGGTTCTTTTGGTTATGACCTTGAACCTAAAATGGCCGTTGTCTTGGAACCCCCAGAAAATGGGGTTTATTTGATGCACAGTATTCCTATTCCTGATGAACCCAATTTAGGCTATGAAGTGGATTATCAAGCATCTATGATAATTAGAGAAATTCCCTCTGACTTCAGACAGTTTGAGTTAGAAAAAGCCTTTAAAAAACACAATATTGCTCAACTACCGGAAAAAATTACCAAAGTTGAATGGCAGTTAGAAATGGATGTGGCGGTTCAATTTCCCAAATTTATTCAGAAGCTACCTTTATCGATGATTCAAAAAACGGGCGATCGCTTATTAACTCAAATTGTCCGTCAAATTTCTCCCCGTCTGACTCATAAGGTACAGCAAGATTTTCATGTAGGACAAAATCTTCCCATTCCCCCAAAAAACAGCCGTCATTTGGAAAAGATTGAGACAATGGAGGAAGAAATGGCAGCATAA
- a CDS encoding SDR family oxidoreductase, translating to MKALVAGATGETGRRIVQELVKRQIPVKALVRDLDLGKQILPPEAELVVGDVLNSDSLTKAIADCTVLLCATGARPSLNPSGPYQVDYEGTKNLVNVAKTQGIEQFVLVSSLCVSQFFHPLNLFWLVLFWKKQAETYLQNSGLNYTIVRPGGLKNQDNSEPILMSSEDTLFEGSIPRQKVAQVCVDSLFNSEAHKQILEIVTKSEAVKG from the coding sequence ATGAAGGCATTGGTCGCAGGAGCCACAGGAGAAACGGGAAGGCGCATTGTACAGGAATTAGTTAAGCGTCAGATTCCTGTCAAGGCCTTAGTCCGTGATCTAGACTTAGGGAAACAAATTTTGCCCCCGGAAGCGGAGTTAGTGGTGGGTGATGTTCTTAACTCCGACAGTCTCACAAAGGCGATCGCAGACTGCACTGTTTTACTCTGTGCTACTGGTGCCAGGCCGAGTCTTAATCCTAGCGGCCCCTATCAGGTGGACTATGAAGGTACAAAAAACTTGGTCAACGTCGCTAAAACGCAAGGAATTGAACAGTTTGTGTTAGTTTCTTCTCTCTGTGTTTCTCAATTTTTTCATCCCTTAAATCTTTTTTGGTTGGTTTTATTTTGGAAAAAACAGGCAGAAACTTACCTTCAAAACAGTGGCTTAAATTACACAATTGTCCGACCTGGTGGCCTTAAGAATCAAGATAACTCAGAGCCGATTTTGATGTCATCCGAGGATACGCTGTTTGAGGGCAGTATTCCTCGACAAAAAGTGGCCCAGGTTTGCGTAGATTCTCTATTTAATTCAGAGGCTCATAAGCAAATTCTGGAAATTGTTACGAAATCTGAAGCCGTTAAGGGTTAA